The Poecile atricapillus isolate bPoeAtr1 chromosome 6, bPoeAtr1.hap1, whole genome shotgun sequence genome contains the following window.
CAATTCTTTtgggagaggaggcagcagtATAATCTTCATGAAGGAACACTTGCAATAGGAGCTTTtgaaaaatccaaacaaaaatagAAACCAAAAGCAGATCCACATTAGATGAATACGTAGAAGACAGGGCTAAATTTATCtagaagaaaattttgaaaatggaTGTGGTCTGGCATTTtaagcagcaaaataaaagtaCATTTATAGGTGAGAACTGTAAACAAATGGCCAGCATATATTTGTATCAGGATAATTTTCTGCTCCAGTGGAAAAGTCACATTCAGAACTGGCATCATCATCAGCATTTGTAGAAATACCTCCACAGACAATCACCAGTCCAAACAAAGGGACAACTATGCAGCAGGACTCCTGCCTCCAACACCCTTAAATTCTCTGTTCATTATTGACAAGAGGACTGTTACTTATTACAGCAGCATAAAACATTTAATGGCACTGTGGAAAAAAAGTCTTCTCATGAGCCTGGCCATGTAATATTTCCTCCAGACTGTTCCTTCTGAAGGAAAGGCAGGGTTAAAGCCCCTGAAGTCTCTGGCTTGATGTGGTATCATTAGCTCTGTATTGCTAACCTGCCAGCTGGATGGATTTTTCATGTGCTCAAGTCCTACAGGGAACATTGTAAAATGTTAGTTCTTCCATTCAAATGAGAGGTGTGTTTTCTCCCAAAATAACCAGACTAAAAACGCACAAAAtcactaacttttttttttttaaggaaaaaaagaaaaaaagctaagaacaacaacaaaaccccacagccAAAACAAACAATACACGCCCCCAaccctgaaaaataaatgcaatcaaaacccaaacccaaactaTCTTAGAAGGGATTGTTTGAAACATTTCAGAACAGTTcagcaaatatttcagaaacagTTGAGAGCAAGTTCAGTTATATCCGTAAGCAGCAGGATATTTTGTTCTCCTTAATACTTAATCTTCACTGGAAAAGTCATGATTACCAAAATAAAGGTACATTCAACATAGGAACAAACAGTAAATGCAACAACATTTGACCAAAATGTTGCTGCAATTGCATATTTATAAGCAGTTTAAATTCACTACACAATGTGCCAGTGGCAGGATAGAAGGAACCAAGCAAATGGCTCGGGTTGGACCCCACTGCCCAGTCCCAGGGCATTGCAGCAATGCTCACTCCATAGTGTAGCATGCAGAGCTAGGTGGAACATTTGTGGCATTCCACCTCATTCCTACTCCAAAAGGACAGaattgccaaaaaaacccaccccaatcAAATGTCATGTGTTTAATAAGGAAACATCAGCAACTCTCATAAATAATCACTACCTGCAGGAGTCATGAAATCCCTCCATTACTTCTGAATAAACCCAGCTAAAGAAGCTGAAAATAATAAAGCTTCATCAACATCAGTTATTGTGCtgattttatttgaataaattatttttgtgggtGCATTGGTGTTTGGCCAGCGTCAACCCATCAAAGTTATATAGAAGATGGGCAGGGAGAGAACGAGAATATTCTACCACTGCCAGCACAAGTTGGGAAACAAGGCCGAGACCCATTTTCATAAACCATTTTAAATGCACAACCTGCAACTAAAAGATCTCCTACTGAAGAAATGCTTGTTTTAGGCAAACTGATGTTATTTTTACCTTTCCTGTGTAAATGCACAGGATTGTAAGCAACTGCCTTTATCTCAGCATCACTCAGTGAAGTGAATCAATGTATGAATTCAGTCTTCATGAAATCGGAAGGAACATGTTAGCTacaggctttttaaaaatagaaaatgctgTGATAGAAATACAAACTGCAAAGTGCCTTTGGTAAGTTcttaaaaaagagattttaaataaatttccatATATGACCTAAGATCAATGTACAGATAAATCTATTATTTATAATACACAACAGAAGCAATTCAGCAAGAATAGTAATTCTTATTTGCAGTTACCCTATTTCTTAACATCCCATATGGCAGAGGCACAAGAGACCATGTATCTGAATGTTATCTATGTTGGAAAGTATGATGTGTCATAATACTAAGatatcttttcttttcctccacagGTTTTCACCagcaatatttttatatctgaTTTGCATAGTACCATCACTATGGCTACTAGAAATTCATCATGGGACTCAGGTATTTATGATAAGACAAGATGGACTAGTTTGAAATTCATGCATTATTTGATGGCTTGGCTTCAGGCATGCAGACTGAGGTCTGCTAAGTATTGTTCCAGTTCTCTCTTTCATATTCATGGGTGTCCCAATCTAGCTACAACTATATTATGACTATTGTGCACTTCCTAATTATCAGATAATGAGCCTCTTTCCTAGCTAAAAATAAGacaatttatttgcatttatctGAGGAACTGAGGACTAAAAGTTTGAAAAAACACAGCTCCCAGGTTACCAGCATGAATCTTGCTCAGTAGGGTAAAAGAACTTTATTGCTTTAGAGGCCTTTATAAAATAAAGTGAGTTAAATAAAGTGAGTTTCACAGTGTTTAAAAGCAAATACCACAACTTCAAGCAAGTCAAAATTGAGACAGGTATCAATGAAAGGGGTCTTAAACTCAGGTTACCTCATATTTGCTGCAATGTAGGAGAACACACAGATTGTTACCACAGCTGGAAATATGTCTGACAAGGTTTATATCCTTCCTTTCTTTGTGCTACATAGTAATCTGGGGGGCGGGGGTGGGGTGGGATTCCAATTCAGGACTAAAGCACATGGTAAAATTTTTAAGGGCAACTGTTCTGGGGTCAGTTTGGGCCAGAAAAAAGCCACTTTGCTCATCAGGTCTCACTGAGTCAACCTCATGCAGGCTTCGTTTCAAGTCCCTATAGCACTTCCatgcagggaaaaggaaatttcaTCTGTCCCAGCACTTGCATATATGCAGTGCCTTACATCCACTGCAGTAAAGGTTCTGAGTGGAACAAGAACAAAAagtaacagaagaaaatacataaattagACTAAAAAGACCTAGTGCctcattttctcctttgaaaCATTGTTAGAGCCCACAGAAACATAATCAAATATTCAAAATTGTGTTTACACTGAAAATGCCTGAGGCTTTTTCTAAatacagcagcaggaatttattgtccttttattttcccaaatCTCTTTAAACAGGCACAGACAGGTAATGTGGATATTGAGAACATTTGTCATAGTTAAATCTGGTCCAAGAAACAGGCTAATTCTGTAGTTAAAGGCAGCAGTTTATTTCCCAAAATGATGTTAGAACATGGAACACTTTCTTCTTATTGATATACTGCTATTGTGAATTAACAAGGGAGTATATCAAGTTAACAGTTTAGGTTATACCTGGAGAGATAAGATAGAGTGTTCTGGAAACACACAATCTAACAGATTCAAAAACAATACCTCCAGAAGGGGAGCAGTTTTCCTAACAATTTATCTCAAACACAGCATCCAGACTAGTACTACTCTCGATAATTAAGTATTCCAGggatttcattatttaaatgcaaaaagaatGGGTAATTATGCAGTTACTAGATCCACGCTTTTAATATATACACTATGAAAACAGTATGTGGTCTTTAAGGCAGTAGAACTTTGATCTCCTGTTGAATCTTTACCAGGAAGCATCAGCTGCTTGTGTCAGTGCTGTTATTTAAAGCAGGTGCTAATAGGCAGTCTCTCTTCCTGAAGACACAGGAAATTCTACCTCTCTGTGTACTGCAGAACTGGACATATACTACTATTCATATATCAAGGGTGAAATATTGTCTGCATAGAAACTACTGCTTAGTGGTAACATATTTGGGGATGAAATATACGTTTGGGAGAGATGATAAAGTCAGTTGAACtgtacagagagaaaaatggcTGTCTGCTGTCAAGCAAATTGAAACCATTTAATCCATGAAAAAAACCAGACATACTTTTGTAATTATGTACAGGATCTCAGGGCTCTGCTACCTTTTCAAATGCCTGGTGTGTCCCTGCCACAGAAAGCAGTAACTACCTTTTGCAGGGCTTACCCAACTACCAGGGCTGTAGTCAATGCAGGCTTCCTGTCAGAATAAGACAGATACTTGgtaaacattttaattatttttaaccaCCTTAACCTGAACATTTTGGAGATCTAGTGAATATTACTGTCCATTCCCTCAGCCTCATTCTAAGGTGGGATTCTCTTACCACCTAAAATTATACCACAATGAACTCCTCAAAGTGATCTTACATCTTTCACCTTTCCTTCCTTGCATACCCATTATATTCCTGAATTTGGAAAACAACTTAGGTAATCTTTTCTTAATCTTTTACATTTCAGCTTTCCTGTATgagcaaaatgaaacagtagGGAGTGCTTTGAATTTCTGACATCACATGTATTTCCATAGTGACAGCCACACTGTTTTCAGCAAAGCACAGACAGCAAGCCAGGTACCTGCTGCTTGGCAGAGGGCCTGGTCCAGGGAAGGGCTAGACTCTTCAAAAATGTCCTCAGCCTGACAGCTTCCATGACATTAATAGGTTGAGGGTACTCCACCCTAATATGCAAGTGTGACTTTTAGACCCCAATGCTATATGAATAAGATTATGAAAAGATTTAGCTAACCTcagttttatttgaaaataataaattgtgACTAAGGTGCAAATAGAAATTGGCTGAATTAGTTTGGTGTTTCAGGTGTCTCCCATGCCCTGGCAGTGAGCTTCTCTGCAGGCCATGCACTGGGACATCACCATGTCATGCAACAGCATTTCCATTTTGATTAGATGGGTAATGAGTCAGGGATATGTAAGCACCAtctcagaagaaacaaaagaaaataaaccaagtcAGAATTGATACAAAATGTGTACAGCTTCTTCTGGTTTTAtctttgcacagaaaaaaacctgaaaacaaaattatttttatttagcttGGTATACAGTCAATACCTAGGACTAACTGGGGTCTAGTAGTAAAAAGGCAAACCATGTTTATCAAATGCTCATGAAACAATAAAGCAGTATTCACTTTCTTCTTGTCACATTCCCATTTAGTCATTGCACATCCATCATTCGATAAGTAAATATGCCTGGCACCAACTGTCCTATTTACATGCATATACATGATTTAGATAAAGGCTCTTCTCCAAATTTTCAAGTGAATCACTTCACAATCACCACTTAATAAATATTCAGAGAATAACAAACCCAAGCAAGAAACGAacataattaaatgaaaaaaaaaaaaaaaaaaaaaaaaaagagaagcctacttaaacaaaaaaaacaaggagCCTACTTATACAACTGGCTTTGCAGATGCAGATTTCCATTTCCTGCCTGAAAGCAATTGTGAAGACCTATGGACTGGCTGTGAGCTTGCCATTCAATTCAAGGTCATAGAGCCTTGCTCTGAAATAGTAACACACTTCTCAGCTGAAAGTACTCACAAAAATGACATATAAGGAAAGACACCTACCAAAGACATCAATAAtgtgaattaattttcttggaaGTATTTCCTGCACCTTTCTGCCACTAGAACAAGAGAGAAATAGCTCCCCTGCAAGCCATGGTTTCTTCCACCTCCAAGCATGGAGGCATGGTTTCTTCCACCTCCTTCTAGCAGTAAAGCTGCTGAGTCCTGTGGCTCCTCAGATTTGGATGTGAAATTCTGTACATGTTCATGGCTGCTTTCTTCTTATCATGCCAAACCAGACAAGGGGCCAGAGGGGTGAGCTTAAATGCAGACTTAATAACAAACCAAAGGCTGTCAGtcagccttcctcctcctgcacaggTTAGTCATCCTTTTGCCCTACCCAGTCTACTTGTTGATGTTCACTTCTTAGTAGTCTGGGGTGGTTAGGGCAGTTATGCAATGTTTTTAGGTTGTGGTCTCCTCAGCTGTGTCACCCAGCCAGTGGAAGTAGCTCAGCCTGACTTTGACATTGGGGATGGGTCTCCATagtctttggggtttttctgtaGGCAGAAGATATAGAAAACTCTCCAGACCACcaattaaatttcatttcccAAAACAAGCTGTTCCCTCTTTCTCCTTTAGTTGAAGGGCAAACCCAGGGAGTTTAGCCCTACAAGACTATAGTCAGGCAGCACCTCCATCTCACTGTTTCCATGCCCAGAACTTCAGAGTAAATGGAAATATCATCTTTGCCACATCTGTGTGTCAATCTTTCAAGACTCTCACACCCACTGTTCAAATAAGACAAGCATTCAGCTTAAGACTCTTTACCGCCAACTCTAAAAGCAACAAGCACTGatattttttccagatttttcaaGTCACAGGAAATTTATCTACCATAAGGTCAGACAAGAGGCAGCATTTACCCAGATACTGAACAATATTATCAGAGACCAAGCAAAGTATCAAAGTAGAATCTgaaattttctggaaaatatttctcttataTAAAGCAGGCTTTATGCTGAACACAGCTACACAGTGTGCTCTTGAACACATTCCAATTGTTGCAGAAAATCAATCCCTGTGCAATAAAATAGTGGGGGGCCCAAGGGAGAAATGCAAATCATCTGCAGTTCTCTGGCAAAAACAGGACAGGATAAAAGTTTTTAGTAACAGCATGGTTTGATTTTCTAATTATCCTCTTTTTATTACAATTGAGAGAGCTGTTGCAGATTGTTATGAAGACAGATTTTGGAGCCATGCCCCCATGTTGCTCCTGGGTCAGCCTTGGGCGTGAAGGTAGAATGGCAGGACAGTGCTGCAGATAGAACATAGCCCCACCACTGGTTTACTGTAGTTGGAGTAACAGTATGTTTTAGCCAACACTCAATTTCCCAGATCACTGTGTTCTTGCAGAAAGTAAAAGTACCCTTTATTCTATTTCAAAGGGATGGGCAACAATACAGGTCTATTTCTCTTAAATACTCCTTTATTTTACCTCTCACCCTATGGATTTCCTTACAAAATAAGGCacagcaggggcaggagaggTGGAGAATACAACCCAAGCCTTGAGGGAAGTcatacagaaaaatgaaagtcACATTTTCAGGGAGCTTTTCTTGGATAGTAGAAAAGAGAAGCAGGTATTTGGAGAACAAGTTTGAATATAGGGCCTGACCATGACCAGTTTTTACCTCATTTGACTGTTTTAACCAAAGAGAAACCATGTAGGGAACCCAGCAGCCAGTTCAGGAGAGCTGCAAGCAGATCACATTCACAGGATGCAGACTTAAGAGCACAGAGATGTCACCCAGTCCACCGGCCTTTGAATTCGCATCCTCTTCTGTGGCACAACCCTGTACTTTCTCAGGAACCTACCAACACATCAGTCTTGTCCTCATGAGAGGAATTCCTTCCTTCTGAAAAAGAGGGGAATTACACTAAGAATGAGGACTTTTATATACATCAGATAACTTTTCACAAATGAGCCCTCTGCAGTTCAGCAAAACAGGACACGCAGGCACTGAGCACATCTGCTCCCTGGGTGGGATGTTTACACGTGTCATCTTTTTGTTCACAACAGTACTGTGGCAATGAGCCTGGGGCAGTTCAGGTGAATGTCAGCAATCAAGACTTCAATCAATCCAGAGACAGCAATCATGGAAGTGAGGGAACAGATCACCACATCATTCAGACGGTAAGGTACCTTCTCCTGTTTCTGGTAGAGATCTTACGACAATTAGAAATAAGCACCTTGCAGAGtgagtaaaacaaaaaaacccaaaaaaaccaaaccaaaccaaaccaaaaagaccccaaaaaccaaaaaaggcaAACAACCCAAgacatatttattatatatatttgtagTTAAGAAAACCACATTGTGAAAATACAGCATGCTGCATACTAACTATTGTTGCTAAGACCAGTCTCTGTGTAAAGAAGAGATGCTCTTATCATTCTCTTGCAAATCTCAGTAACTGAATTCAGAAAGTACTTGGGTAATGATTCTATAAAGGATTATGCTAATTGAAAAATGAGAACAGGAGTAGTACACAGAGAAAGATTTGATATTCATTATCCAAACTTTGTATTAAAGTGCCTTTTCCAAACCAGATGGAAATTATTTGTTCTCATACAATGtaaaagagaacaaaagcaggctcaaagaaaaatacagtctGTGAAGGTACCTATAGCATGAGTCTCCTGAAATTACAGTATATTATTGTTGTCCTTTAAACAGGCTAAAGTCTTTGTCAATCAGCTCTCCACAATCTGTGAGACTGTATGGACACTGGCCCTGCACCAGACTTTTCTACTGCTACTAGTAGTTGGAAGATGGCTTCTTCCCATTGGGGTCGAAATCACCCGGGACCAATTgtctcagctgcttctcatgtttgtgggaacagcagcagataTACTTGAATTTGCTAGTGAAACCTTGGACATTGAGGATGTTCGGTAAGGATTTTTTGCTGATGCAAATAACGTTCACAGTGCAAGACATTTGTATGGTGTGCAGTGTTCAGACTGGTAAAACTGTGTTTCCCATAGGAAACAGAAGGGTACATTCCAGGGCTCTGTGTGCCTGCTCTTGCCTTTCCCTCTGTGAAAGACCTAATTCCTGTGAGCTTTGTTAGGGATTATTTATGTGTTGCCAGCAGAGAAGCATGTCACATAATCGCAATGAAAGAGTTCAGAGAGCCAAATGAACAGCCTAACTGCCAGGCAGCATCAGTCCTCACCACTACAGGAGCTGAAACACTGGATACATAGTAAGCCTACTTCAGGTTGATGAATTGCCTTAGACAGGCAAGGAAGCAACTAAAGCTGGCCTAAGTGATTCACTATCCAAGTTGCTTTTTGGTTATCTCATGTGTACTTCATGGTAGAGTGACAAAGTGTTCAAAGATAAGAAGAAAGGGAATGGCACAGTTTGGTATGAATTTTCAACACTGTGATTCCCAGAAAAAATAAGCTCACCTACCCTTCACACTGTTGAGAGATGAGCTGTGAACATTTGTCATAAAGAAAGAGTCACAGGAGAGGTTCATCCTCTCTAAcaagtattattttatttttagtaaataTTATAGCAATGCCTTTAGAGCAGGAAAAGAGTCCTTCCCACTTGGCAGAGAAGCTTTAGGCTTGCAAGGAATGTCTAATCACTACAAGGTTAAAGACATCCCCTCTGAGCCACAGAGTCTATTCTCATATGGTTATTATTATAGCATTAGCTTCAGATATTTAGTGTAATTACACAGCTGGAACATGTAAGCCTTAACAGCAAAAATTCCATCCAAAAGGTCCTTCTGTTTTCCTCAGTGTTGCATTGTAAAAGCACTataaatcaatcaatcaatcaaccAATCAATCAATCACTGCTTCACTCAACTACCCTTCAAATGACATTCCAAACACTACAGGAAGCATTTTTATTATCACATAAGGAAACTGCATCTTCACTGTtatcactttttttcctcccatagGAAGAATTACGCTCTCATAAATGCAATTCTTGCTGTATGGACCTGGAGTATGTTACAGTTTCCACTTGATCTTGCAGGTTAGTACTTGCACATagacaataaaagagaaaaaatgctcTTAAGTTTTTTGCTGGTAACCATAACATCTTATGGTTATGCACACACTGCAATCTGTACCAAGGACTTCTGATGGAGAGGAATTCATATGACAACAGCTTTTGAAGAAAGCTCATTGTGGTTTCTTTTGAGGAAACACTTGTTTCTGGCTAACCTCTGATCTCTCTGATAGAGCTCTCTACTTTCAGGAAAAGTTAAAAAGGATTGCACTATTGTATTGCTCTAGTTGCCTGTTACTGCCTTCACTATGTGAGCTCTCTAGTTAGATCTGGTCTATTGTATTATGACTCAAATTTGGGGAGGTTACTAGACCCTACAGAGAAGCAGGCAACTGTGAACCACAGAACAGCACAGCCAAAAGCACAGGAGAAATTACCTATTCACAGGAGACATGAAGAACCATATGATGTTGGGATTGTACACCATTATCTTAATCTAAAAGGGTCAGCTATTCAGGTCGTGTTTGTCCCTGGGCAGAAAGGGCTTCTCCCTGTCCAAAAAGGAACAATGAAAGCTGTCTGGAGCATCACCTGTTCCAACCATTTTGGCCTCCAAACACAACAAGTTTGCAAAAACTGTAGGAGTCCAAAAATGCATTATCCTCAGTAGCATCTTATACAAAATAGATTTCTAGGATGACACACAGactgaaataataaatttaaaaaatcctggaatATTATTTTGCTCATTAGCCTTTTCTTCGTGGATGGGGCTAGACTTTGTTTCCAACAGGGAagttatgaaaatatttcagctcagcagctcgCCTCCTAAAAAATCAGATGCAAACACATTTCAGCTTTATCATAGCTAAAATTCCTGCTACTgctaaaatatattctattaaaGATGCACAGCCCTcaggtttaaaaaaaactcaacaaaccaaataaaaaacctCCTATATACAGCAACACCAcacaaataaattcaaataGCGCATAAACAAtctgttcatttttttcctctagctGTTGGTTTTCCACTTACTTAATTACATTTAccagttaaaaattaaattactgaaCACATTTTCCTGAAATTACTATGGGTAGAGTTTATTTTAGGTAGTTCTATACAGTTGCACAGATAGTACTTTTTGTTCAAGCCTCAGAATGTTTATTTACATCAAACATGATGTAAAAGAAATTTTGATGCACTTATGATTAGACTACACAGCAATGCAGTTAGGACTCTTAAACAGCAGTGGCACAGAAGCATATTAAAAATTAGCTGCTGCTGAAGCTTTTCCTAATGGATTCAGCAAATTTCTACATTTTACAACTCACTTTCCATTTGAGTCTCATCTCTTTTTcccccaccccagcactgactCAAACAATAGAATTCTTTTGGCAAGTTGCAATGTTTTGCAGTTGTTACTGCATCACATGTAGTGCTGTTTTTTAAACCAATGAAATCTCCCTGTCCAAGAAACAGGTTAATTAAGcttcatttatttctgtgagGGACAGTCAAATTTACCCCCACAAACCCTTCTGATGCTCCTTCTCTGGGCACTACATCATAAGAGAGCATTTGAGCCCACCACCACCTTTACAGCCAAGGGGAGCCCATGCATGCACATTCCAGCAGTTGTGTGAAATTGATGCAAGGCTAAGAACAAGTAACAGTGCCTCAAGTCTTACATGGCAGACAGAAACCACATAAGGCTCAATATTGCCTGGCACTGACAGGCCTTATTCTTACTATGACACATGATAAAGGCAATGGCTACCTGGTGAATATTTTGAAAGCAATGTCTTAGCCCAGAACAAAGTGAAGTGCTACAGCACCAGCTGTTCCTTTTTAGCACAGTTTCTTTTCTTAAGAATTTGTACTGGTCTGGTtgatttaccaaaaaaaaaaaggctgggaAAGTTCTGAAGCATCATTAGGTGACAGATTTCTGCTTCTTATTGTAGAAGTGTATAAATATCTTTGAGGGATACAAAAGGGGAAGTGGTTTTTAGTCCTGTTTGTCAGACCACATAAGGTGAGTTCAGTGTGTTTTgttgaaacaaaaccagaaactgGATATGCTATATATTGCACAGTTTGCAGGTGAATGAATTTAAAATCCAGAGTGCCTTGTATTGTGAGTGCCCTTTGGGCCAACCCTGGCTCCACTTCAAAGTTGTTTTAACATAACTTTTTATTTCCAGTACAGCACATTGGCTGCAAAACAAGCGCATCAGCCAGGCGGatccccagcctgctgctgtgCAGGTACAGTGCGGAACTCTGGAACATTGGGGTCAGCCTTTTCATACAGGACGGTCCCTTCTTCATTGTGCGTTCAATTCTGATGGGTCACTTCAGAATATTCAATCAGATGCTGGTATTTTTCACAGCTAAGAATATCTTAGTTGTGACTCTACAGTTGTATCGGCTGGCAGTGATAACATTAGACTTCCGTGCTACCGTTctgcagaagagcaggaaaggagAAGTCTGCTGCTGCCCATGTGAGCCTTATGAAGCTCGTGCTCATGCTACTGGTCACCAAGAGAATGAAATGAAAGAGTTTGTTGCTTTTCCTCCAAAAGAGGAATCCCGAGTTCCATCAGAAGATCATTGAGCAGTTACTGACTTGGAAATAGTTGCATTCTCCACAGCTTCTTCAGAAGGGCTTTGCCTGTTTCTATGATCAAATGCATCTTGAGTGTCTAAGTCATGTTTTCCATCAAGACAACATTAGCTTCTTCTAAATTATAGGGGAACTTTCTCGAGCAAATTCATAGAAAtgggactttttaaaaatacatttatatgaTGGGTTTTGACTagtttaatattatattatttacaGGGATTTTGTAGCCATAGTTTGTAGTATCAAGAAAGGTTGGGAGCACTAATAAGATTGGTTATTACTGTTGGTGACACTGTGCTGACCTATGTACTTGCATGTATTCAAGTAGAAAGACAAGCCAGTCCTTTATAGGAAGCACAAAAACATTGACCTCTACTAGAATGGCAGGGCTATAACTGCAGTGTGATGAACAATATGTTCACCATGTACAGGAGGAACATCAGCAGAATCAATTGTGCACGCATTTCAGTGCAGTTACTGTGACATTGTTCATTCCAGAAATTTAAGGAAACCTTCTTCAGATGTTACCTCATCTTTGGTGGGATTCAGTTAAGAATTATGCATCACCATGAAACTGCATACAAAAGACTCTTGATCTGCCTGGTCTGAAAAACCTAAATCAtaacaaaaagggaaaagcagtcCTCCAGATCACTAGAAGACAACTGTGTATGCTACAGGCACTTTCTAGAGTTGCTTGCCTTTCTATTTCTACCATTTAGAACATACACGCACAGAACACACATGGacaaaacctcaccaaaatatctgtaaatacttttttcctcttgatttTACAGTTCTGTTCTTACAGCTGAGgcagtttttaaaatgtctccattttgtatgatttttaaaagtggCCTGACCTAGACATAGAATCTCTCTAGAAAGATGCATTGCTGCTCAAGGCAATCTAAGCCAAAGGATTCAGGTGTGCACTTCATATTTTGTGAAGTGCCACAAGGTCCCATGAAATAGGCTGAGAGATTGTCTGGTCGGGTGAGTGTCAAGATCCATTTTTAAGAAATGGTTAATAATTAATACTTTACTACTTTCACATTTGGAGTAAATAATATAGGCCCCAATTTCTCCCAGGAGCACACTTGAGATCAGTGTAAGATCATTGACTTTGCTGGACTTAGCTCAGAGAAACTGAAAGTAAGATAAGTGATTTTTGAAAGTCTGcctaaaaattatattcttgaAGAAAATGGCAGGTGCTTTTACAGA
Protein-coding sequences here:
- the TMEM26 gene encoding transmembrane protein 26, with protein sequence MELMVLLNALVTRLLFVLHSLIGVWRVTAVKKEPKYWLLALLNLLLCLETGLTLKFKQGRGYKWFSPAIFLYLICIVPSLWLLEIHHGTQYCGNEPGAVQVNVSNQDFNQSRDSNHGSEGTDHHIIQTAKVFVNQLSTICETVWTLALHQTFLLLLVVGRWLLPIGVEITRDQLSQLLLMFVGTAADILEFASETLDIEDVRKNYALINAILAVWTWSMLQFPLDLAVQHIGCKTSASARRIPSLLLCRYSAELWNIGVSLFIQDGPFFIVRSILMGHFRIFNQMLVFFTAKNILVVTLQLYRLAVITLDFRATVLQKSRKGEVCCCPCEPYEARAHATGHQENEMKEFVAFPPKEESRVPSEDH